CCTACGAAGACGAATACTTACTTATCAGGGCGGAACTTCCCCGATCATCCCGTGACAAACAACTCCTTTCAAATGTCGAACTCCGGTTCATCACAGAAGGCGTTCCCGTGACTGGGGCACTCTATCAACGACTGGCTCGCGCTTTTGGCTTTAATGAACTATTCAATGCCACGGCGTTCGATCTTCCGCGAACCGGATTCAACGCACCAGAAGGTAGCACACCAGTTGTTACCGAACAAATCACCACGGAAGAGGAGAACTACGACGACCCAAGCGTTAACGGGCTTATTATCGAGAATCCATTACAGAATAACGATGATCTCCTTTCTCATCTCAAATCGGAACTTAGCGGACCTGATCGGTCCAAATCAGAAGCAGAACACCATATTGAGGTGTTAGCAAATTACGACGAGTTGTACTGTGATCTCACTCACAACCACGGACTGTCTGAGGACCGGGAGTATGAGTTCAAGGGATTATCCGCGACATACATCAAGCCCCTTTTCAACCGAAACAGTACGTGGAATCTTACAGCCAGTGTTAGCTGGTGATTTCAGTACGAACATCGGTTGTGACGTATTTCTTCAAATACGACGCTCAATGTCTATGAGTAGAAATTCCGACTCTCAATCTAATGATCCAGTCTTATCAAAACTCTGGAATCGTGGAGATATAGCTCTCACTTGATGAGATCGAACGACTGTACCATGAAGTGGGAGTTTAAGTATCGTTATTGCCCTTCCTATTCGTGATCGTCGCAGCGAGACAGCCTCTCGTGGTCCTCTCCGCTCTTTTCGACCGCGGCTTCAAGCTTCTCAAGACGTTCCTCGTGGTCATCTAGGCGGACTTCTTGTTCGAGATCGATGCTGAGCAGCGCCGGCAGTAGCGGGTCCTGGTGGTTCAACAGCCCGCTGGCGTCGGCGTGCTCGCGGGCGTACTCGAACAGCCGGTCGAATCGCGGCTGGTCGCGACGCCGTAGTGCCCGGCGGAACTCTGACCAACGCTCTTCGATGGCCCGAAGCGCATCTCGGTACGTCGGGTTCGTACGCCCCATCGCTATCGGCCTCCTGTCCCGGTCGCAGTCCACGCATCGAGCAAGGGGTCCGCGGTTGCCGCCACCGTCTCACCGTCAGCGGTGACTCCCGTGCCGACACCCCCCGGGGTCGGCGTCGACGACGCCGGCGTCGTCGGTTCCACGCCGACCTGCGTGGCGCGTGCCGCGAGCAGCTGCTGCCAGTACGCGAACGTCGTCTGGTAGTACGCGCCGTCGTCGACGGGGTAGACGAGCGTCTCGAAGTCCTCGCCGACGACCCGTGGCCCCATCCGGGTCTGCTCGCATTCCAGGTGGTGGTCGGCGGCCGTCGCGACCGGCGCCGTGAAGTCGTCGCGCTGCGCCCGGGTGACGAGCACCGGGATGTCGTATCCGTCGGCGTAGGTCGCCAACCGGGCGAGGGTTCGGGCCTGGAGGGTTTTCGCGTGAGTCTCGCCGAGGGTATCGTCGGCGCGGTACTGGGCGTCGACGGCTGGCGCGACGATGAGGGCGGGTGTGTGGGGCGACGTGTCCTCGTCACGACCTGGTGCCCGTCGACCGGCCGCCCCGGCGTCGGTGGTAGACATCTGGATCGACTTGTTCACCGCTGTCGGGAGATCACAGACGGCGCCGTAGTGCTGGTAGGCGGTAAATCCGCGGGCGACGTGGATTCGGTTGAGCAACCGTTGACTGGGCGCGATCTGGGCGAGTGTCGTCGTCGTCGCATGACCATTTGCGTCGACCCAGAAGGCGGGCCCGTCGTGCAGGAGGAGATGGTCGAGTACGAGCGACTGCAGGATCGGGACGCCGCGGCCTCCCTCGACGTCGAGCAGCGTGATGCCGTCGCCGAGTGACGGCAACAACATCTCGTCCGTAGTCGGATCGGCCTGGTCAGCAAGGGACCGATTGCGGTCAGCGCCCCGTGTCGGCTGGTCCACCGCCAATCGGTTCGACGTTGAGTGTTCTCTCATACTCGATTAGTTGTCTACGTTCCCGATAAGCCGCGGCGTGTCGCTTCCGCGTTTCAGGAAACTCGATGTGATCCCCTCCAATCCCGGTACAGTCCCGAGTAGTCTCCGTTTGGATCCTGTTTCCGAGAATAGTTCCTGAATCGAGCGTACTTCGTGTTAACCAACACCCGGCCGTATTGACGGCGGTGTGTTGGTTAAACCTACCCAGCTGCAGTCTCGAGCCTGACTGCTCGGAATGTTAATGCTCAACGCCACGTTGGAAGAGGTGCTCTATGAGCTATCCACGAACCCACGTCGACCACCGAAACCCCGACCACCACGAGTCAATGCACCCAACTCGGAATATCGTGAACGCCCACGTTGTTGCCGGGGAATTCCTGACTTCGCGGTACCACGAGGCGTTTCAAACTGTTCTCCATCCCCTCGGCGAGTCTCTGGACACCAAAGACCAACATGCGCTCAACGACCTTGGTATCGTCCATGCTAATGGTTCCTTGAACGAGCTTTCCCCTATCGTTCGCACATACGTCAAACTCGATGAGTATTGGACACGCACCCATCGTACTGCGCTCAACGAACTATTCGCTGATCGACGTGCTCACGTCCTGAGTTGCTGTACGCGGTTCCTTTCTGAGTTCCCTCGACACACTCTTGAAGCCGAATCCGGCCGTTCCGGAACTGCGCTGGATACTACCCTTGCTCCGCTTCTCGAGTGCGGATTTCTCTCGCACACAGATGATGAGAAAACCCCATACTCTGTTGATGAACACCACGCGCTATATCGACCGACTGAACGGCTCTTCGACGCACTTCTTGACCAAGCAGCTGTTCTCTGTGACCTACTGCCCCCGACCGAGCTCTAACAGCACGATTCAGAGCCGTTCACATTTCCAGATACGTTGAAGACTCTCCCGGTCGGACCCGGATGTATGTGTGGCCGAAACTCGCTCTTCATCGACCAAGCAGACCTCGAGGCCCGCTTCGATGCCGAGGTCGTCGCGGACGGCGGGTACACACCCCGATACAACATCGCACCTGGTGACGACCTCCACATCATCACGAACAGGGCTCAAGACGAGATCGACGCCTACCACTGGGGGCTGATTCCGTTCTGGGCGGATGAACCCGAGGAGGGCATCATCAACGCTCGCTCCGAGACTGCCGACGAGAAACGCGTCTTCGAGCGGGCGTGGGAATCACGTCCCTGCCTCGTCCCCTCGTCAGGGTTCTACGAGTGGAAATCGCCGAACGGCGGGTCGAAGCAGCCCTACCGGATTTACAGAGAGGACGACCCCGCATTCGCGATGGCCGGGCTCTGGGACGTTTGGGAGGGCGACGACGAGACGATCTCGTGCGTCACGATTCTCACGACGGAGCCGAACGACCTGATAAACTCAATCCACGACCGGATGCCGGTCGTCCTCCCGAAGGACGCCGAGTCCGACTGGCTCGCCGCAGACCCGGACACCCGCAAGGAACTGTGCCAACCGTACCCGAAGGACGATCTAAACGCCTACGAGATCTCGACGCGGGTCAACAACCCCGGCAACGACGATACCCAGGTCATCGAGCCGCTGGACCACGAGCAATCGGGCCTCGGCGAGTTCAGTTCCTGATAGCTGACGGGGTCACGGTCACTGCATCGGCGACGCAGCTGCCGAATCGACGAGCGAGTACTCTCGGTCCCGGCTCGTCCCTTCCGCCTCGAGGAGGTTGTACTGCTCCATTTTTGAGAGGTACGTGCGGATAGTCCGCTTCGTCCGCGGATCATCGACGTCCTCGGAATAGCGCTCGTGAATCTCGCTCGGCCCGACCGGGCCGTGCTCGCGAACGATGTCGTAGACGACGCGCTGGTGCGGCGTGAGCGAGTCGAGGCTCTTCTGCTTGATCTGGGCCCGAGCATCCTCGGCGGCGTCCAGGAGAATATCGTCGGTGATGCGCTCGTGGTTCTCGCGATCGGCCTTGCCGGCGGCCGTTCGGAGGATGCCGATTGCGAGGCGGGCGTCGCCGGCGGCCGCGTCGGCGATCCGGTAGAGCTGGTCGTCGGTGATGATGTCCTCATTGAGTCCCCATTTGGCGCGAGCACGCAGAATGTCGTACAGCTGCTCGTCGTGGTACTTGTCCATTCGGACGTGCTCGCTGGAGCGCAGGCGGCTCACGAGGCGGTCGTCGACGCGGCTGAACAGCTCCTCTTCCTTGTTCGCGATGCAGATGATCGCGAACTGCGGGAGGCTGTGGAGGTCGTAGATGACGCTGGGGTCCTCCAGCTGGTCGACCTCGTCGAGAATGACGACCGTTCGCGGGCCGTCGTGATGCTGGAGGCGATCGACGAGTTCGTCGTGGGGCGTCGACTGCCGGTGGATGTCGATGGTCGCGCCGAGGTCGTCGAGGACCTGGTAGAGCGTCCGGAATCGGGTGTAGTTGCGCCAGCAGTTAACGTAGGTCGTCTCGACGTCGAGGACCTCTTCTCGAAGTCGTTCCGTGACGAACTTCGAGATGCACGTCTTGCCGGCGCCGCTGGGTCCAGTGACGATGGCCGTGTCGGCGGGTTCACCGTTCGTGATGGGCTCGAGAACGCTAGAGAGATGGTTGACTTCGGCGTCGCGATGCTCAACTTCCCGAGGGACGAACCCGGCGCGGAGAACGCGAGCATCGCGGATCATCTGTTACTGTTCGACCTTTTTCCCGTCTAGTCATAAAAGCGTGACCGGGTTGTTTCCGGAAAGGCCTACATTATCCCTGCTTGATCGCTGTTTTGATAGTTTCTAAGAGCGCTTAGGCTCATTAACAGGTCTCTCCATAGGGATGTTCTCGGAAAGAGGCATTCCTAGATAATCAGCGTTCACAACTCGTCTGATCTACGGGTTGTGAGGGTCCTCGATAATCTTTGGTTCGAACGTACTAACGCAGAAATATGAGTCCATTCTGGTGATATCGTTCTGTTTTTCATGCGCCTGATTGGGTGAGGCGCAAGTTGCCTCAGGCAAACGATGAAAGGTCCAATATCAGTACCAGACTCTGTATCGGATCTCAAACTAACCCGGGAGCGAAGCCGAAACGAGATCAACGATTTCCTCGAGTCGGATATGGTAGACCACAAATTGGGAGGTATCCCTGGATGGAAGGCTGCGTTCGGAGCTCGTCATAAATCTAATCTAATTGCAGTCTGTGTTCTCGGTCGTCCAGTAGCCCGAATGGTCGACGAAGACAAAGAAATCTCAATTACACGGTACGGATCGCGACCCGAAAGGCCATCAAACACTGGTTCTTGGCTAATCGCTCGCGCCCGAAAGTGGGCGTTCTTAGAGGGCTATCAACGGATTTCTGCTCACGCTGGAGTAGCAGGTAACAAGGGGACGATTTATTCTGCGGCAGGTTTCAAACTAGTTCGGGAAGAGAAAGCTCAAGGGGATAGTTGGCAGTCGCGCGAAGGCCGGTCCTCAGTTGATGATTTTGTTCGTCGCAAGTGGATTTATCGATTGCGTGATTGAATTGTGATATAATCCGATTTGCTTTGTATGCAGTAGATGAGGTATAAGACGACCTAATTCGCACTTTACTACTTAGTTTGGTTCTGGCTCTTCACCCGTGACGGTTTGTCCGTCTGTACACCGGTGAAGGTACGAACATTGGCTACATTTCTGGACTGTTGGATTTGTCTTGTAGGATTCGATGTCCCCCATACTCGTCCAGAAGGCCCTATCATTCGTAATCCGTTCTCGGATCTGTCTCATGTCTTCCGTGGTCGGCACCATTCGGTCGAACTCCCCACTTCCAGTATGGGCTAATTGGACCCGAATCCGACTGA
This genomic window from Haloplanus sp. GDY1 contains:
- a CDS encoding SOS response-associated peptidase — its product is MCGRNSLFIDQADLEARFDAEVVADGGYTPRYNIAPGDDLHIITNRAQDEIDAYHWGLIPFWADEPEEGIINARSETADEKRVFERAWESRPCLVPSSGFYEWKSPNGGSKQPYRIYREDDPAFAMAGLWDVWEGDDETISCVTILTTEPNDLINSIHDRMPVVLPKDAESDWLAADPDTRKELCQPYPKDDLNAYEISTRVNNPGNDDTQVIEPLDHEQSGLGEFSS
- a CDS encoding XF1762 family protein — protein: MVDHKLGGIPGWKAAFGARHKSNLIAVCVLGRPVARMVDEDKEISITRYGSRPERPSNTGSWLIARARKWAFLEGYQRISAHAGVAGNKGTIYSAAGFKLVREEKAQGDSWQSREGRSSVDDFVRRKWIYRLRD
- a CDS encoding Cdc6/Cdc18 family protein; the protein is MIRDARVLRAGFVPREVEHRDAEVNHLSSVLEPITNGEPADTAIVTGPSGAGKTCISKFVTERLREEVLDVETTYVNCWRNYTRFRTLYQVLDDLGATIDIHRQSTPHDELVDRLQHHDGPRTVVILDEVDQLEDPSVIYDLHSLPQFAIICIANKEEELFSRVDDRLVSRLRSSEHVRMDKYHDEQLYDILRARAKWGLNEDIITDDQLYRIADAAAGDARLAIGILRTAAGKADRENHERITDDILLDAAEDARAQIKQKSLDSLTPHQRVVYDIVREHGPVGPSEIHERYSEDVDDPRTKRTIRTYLSKMEQYNLLEAEGTSRDREYSLVDSAAASPMQ